Proteins encoded within one genomic window of Megalopta genalis isolate 19385.01 chromosome 10, iyMegGena1_principal, whole genome shotgun sequence:
- the Pnn gene encoding desmosome associated protein-like protein pinnin, whose amino-acid sequence MRKLDAQEAWGADKLEAQLEAARDGLRGLDRNIRKILGRDLPDGENGPIQLPPSRLSQKRPLQEDRRRVVSDFVNNELPGGKRRWQGSNGEPKTVFSRLSARVPSNADDSADEDDTVIKPAVSSRVIATPREIPSRQEVIRRERIDERSRQRNKRMFGALLGTLQKFRQEETKLKAKEDKKAEVEARVEEARRREKEELRRERQQLFLSRKRQLAEVRALEAKLARSRQFQDWRAAQLPLASFIKTRAQPPIYYAPKRKHPQTDILLAQSAKELHEEIERREKALVEELELIEVQVGLGKHQQNFDGSASLNATVEIQQSAEEGEENRDPNPEKTSESENNEAVDVSVKSEKDENYDNNLNEVEKKEEVQVDEAKDENNG is encoded by the exons ATGAGAAAATTAGATGCACAAGAGGCCTGGGGCGCCGATAAATTAGAAGCGCAGTTAGAAGCGGCCAGGGATGGTCTTCGAGGACTCGATCGCAATATCCGGAAGATCCTCGGCCGGGATCTTCCCGACGGAGAAAATGGTCCTATACAATTGCCTCCCAG TAGGCTATCACAAAAGAGACCATTGCAGGAGGACAGACGGCGTGTTGTATCAGATTTTGTTAATAACGAATTACCTGGTGGAAAACGTCGATGGCAAGGATCCAATGGAGAACCAAAGACAGTTTTCAGTCGTTTAAGTGCTCGAGTTCCTTCCAATGCTGATGATAGTGCAGACGAAGATGATACTGTTATTAAG ccGGCTGTGTCTTCAAGAGTAATAGCAACCCCTAGAGAAATTCCATCTAGACAGGAAGTAATCAGAAGAGAAAGAATAGATGAAAGAAGTAGGCAAAGAAATAAAAGGATGTTTGGTGCCCTTTTAGGCACCCTACAGAAATTTCGGCAAGAGGAAACCAAACTTAAAGCAAAA GAAGATAAAAAGGCAGAAGTGGAGGCAAGGGTAGAAGAGGCTCGAAGAAGGGAAAAAGAAGAATTACGAAGAGAGAGACAACAATTGTTCTTGTCACGTAAACGGCAATTAGCAGAAGTACgtgcacttgaagcaaaattggCCCGTAGTCGGCAATTCCAAGATTGGCGTGCTGCACAGTTGCCGTTAGCATCGTTTATCAAAACTCGTGCTCAACCCCCTATCTATTATGCACCGAAACGCAAGCATCCCCAAACAGACATTCTTCTGGCTCAATCTGCGAAAGAACTTCATG AGGAAatcgagagaagagagaaagcaTTGGTTGAGGAATTGGAATTAATAGAAGTACAAGTAGGCCTGGGAAAACACCAACAGAACTTTGATGGATCTGCATCACTGAACGCGACGGTTGAAATTCAACAATCCGCTGAAGAAGGGGAGGAGAATCGTGATCCAAATCCGGAAAAGACTTCGGAATCTGAGAATAACGAAGCAGTGGATGTTTCAGTAAAATCTGAGAAGGACGAAAATTACGATAATAACTTGAACGAAGTTGAAAAGAAGGAGGAAGTACAAGTAGATGAAGCAAAGGACGAGAATAATGGCTAG
- the LOC117219986 gene encoding uncharacterized protein LOC117219986 encodes MDPLVLESNASDLGGDQHQQQQQQQQQSQHQQQQQQQQQQYGEVNQLGGVFVNGRPLPNAVRLRIVELAQLGIRPCDISRQLRVSHGCVSKILARYHETGSILPGAIGGSKPRVTTPKVVQYIKQLKLKDPGIFAWEIRDRLLSDGVCDKYNVPSVSSISRILRNKVGAATAIHHHPHHPAHHHHHHHLYAAAAAAGAALCPVPYPPTPYHATPPPVTHHHHHHHHQVGPTTPSKLSPSSPLSPTSIHAGHQSTTTGTLQWPSPHTVHDILATGCNPTNSPSSSSPTSPLCVSINNNHHHHHGHHHHQSNENVVSNNNNNEEESYHHPHHHHHHHQQYYASALYHHHHHHHLADTMAPVVTTSSVLAVQSIIMQSSTASSQPASPCN; translated from the exons ATGGATCCGTTGGTGCTAG AGAGCAATGCGTCCGACTTGGGCGGCGATCAGcaccagcagcagcaacagcaacagcaacaatcGCAGCatcagcaacaacagcagcaacagcagcagcagtacGGCGAGGTGAACCAGTTGGGGGGTGTGTTCGTGAACGGTCGACCCTTGCCGAACGCGGTTAGGTTGCGAATAGTGGAGCTTGCACAGCTGGGCATTAGGCCGTGCGACATCTCGCGGCAGCTGCGGGTCAGTCATGGTTGTGTCAGCAAGATCTTGGCCCGGTACCACGAGACTGGCAGCATACTGCCTGGCGCGATCGGCGGCAGCAAGCCCCGGGTAACCACCCCGAAGGTAGTCCAGTAcatcaagcagttgaagctcaagGACCCGGGGATCTTCGCTTGGGAGATCAGGGACCGGCTGCTCTCCGACGGCGTCTGCGACAAGTACAACGTGCCCTCGGTGAGCAGCATTTCCAGGATATTGAGGAACAAGGTCGGCGCGGCGACTGCGATCCATCATCATCCCCATCATCCAGCGCATCATCACCATCATCATCATTTGTACGCGGCCGCGGCTGCCGCGGGGGCTGCGCTTTGCCCCGTCCCTTACCCGCCGACGCCTTATCACGCGACGCCGCCGCCGGTTACGCATCATCATCACCATCACCACCACCAAG TTGGACCAACGACGCCGAGCAAGCTGTCCCCCTCGTCGCCCTTGTCGCCGACCTCTATCCACGCTGGTCATCAGTCGACTACCACGGGCACCCTTCAGTGGCCTAGTCCTCACACGGTCCACGACATTCTCGCAACCGGCTGCAATCCTACCAACTCGCCGTCCTCTTCGTCGCCAACGTCGCCGCTCTGCGTCTCGATCAACAACAACCATCATCACCATCACGGCCATCACCATCATCAGAGTAACGAGAACGTTGTcagtaacaacaacaacaacgaggagGAAAGTTACCATCATCCGCATCATCATCACCATCATCATCAGCAGTATTACGCATCCGCTCTCtaccatcatcatcatcaccatCATCTCGCGGACACCATGGCGCCCGTGGTGACCACCTCGTCGGTCCTCGCCGTCCAGTCCATCATAATGCAGTCTTCCACGGCGAGTAGTCAGCCTGCTAGTCCCTGTAATTGA
- the Pbp49 gene encoding proximal sequence element A Pbp49 isoform X1, with the protein MDDVYKLYNSNSSPKVQLKEYFDEYLNVIGSTENVIPLKQNNSNLMTLMGVQLADEEMSMLASYCSIDNLTVEGEMPKFNDNRKLRKKETFDPQEPPDINLQTIQNLKKRLKQGNKQSFYKYQSEIFIHYDKDKEKGHRTVIPGQDILVFVRTYHPFAQRTKNLTKQCASTLRLNSIIAVLGSQTLADLRDKISCVSDYTISKECSEDLKNAIGPMAKDVYKSGFFFIEDTFYNDTRCPENIDYSKVIIEWTQRRPSLGPFKTAKMEECRIDSLLLRFGFPWVYKHQGGCEHLIVFSDARLINNDDSLHEFAYPQIVRLRPLSSKYCMICGAFIAQWITLDHERIPHNPCYFCNHCFKSYNYINGKKVGDFNAFAYPRNIEHTKGEI; encoded by the exons ATGGACGATGTATACAAACTTTACAACAGCAATTCTTCTCCGAAGGTGCAATTGAAAGAATATTTTGATGAGTATCTTAACGTGATAGGGTCGACCGAAAATGTTATACCGTTGAAACAGAATAACTCTAATTTGATGACCCTAATGGGAGTTCAGCTTGCAGATGAAGAAATGTCTATGTTGGCTAGTTACTGCAG TATAGACAACTTGACAGTTGAAGGGGAGATGCCAAAATTTAATGATAATAGGAAATTGAGGAAAAAAGAGACATTTGACCCTCAAGAACCACCAGATATAAACTTGCAAACCATTCAAAATCTGAAGAAAAGATTGAAACAAGGAAACAAACAGTCTTTTTACAAGTATCAAAGTGAAATATTTATA cACTAcgataaagataaagaaaaaggTCATAGAACTGTTATTCCTGGACAAGATATTTTGGTCTTTGTCAGGACTTATCATCCTTTTGCTCAACGAACTAAGAATCTTACAAAACAATGTGCTTCCACACTGAGACTGAATAGTATTATAGCAGTACTGGGTTCTCAAACACTTGCTGATTTGCGTGACAAAATATCTTGCGTATCTGATTATACTATTTCTAAAGAATGCAGCGAAGATTTAAAGAATGCAATAGGACCAATGGCAAAA GATGTGTATAAATCTGGTTTCTTCTTTATAGAGGACACTTTTTATAATGATACTAGATGTCCTGAAAATATTGATTACAGCAAAGTAATCATTGAGTGGACACAAAGGCGGCCAAGTTTGGGACCTTTCAAAACTGCCAAGATGGAGGAGTGTAGAATAGATTCCTTGCTTTTGAGATTTGGTTTTCCATGGGTTTATAAGCACCAAGGCGGATGTGAACATTTAATTGTGTTCAGTGATGCGAG ACTAATCAATAATGATGATAGTTTGCATGAATTCGCATATCCACAAATCGTGAGACTAAGACCTTTATCTTCTAAATATTGTATGATATGTGGTGCTTTCATTGCACAGTGGATTACTTTGGACCATGAAAGGATACCACATAATCCCTGCTACTTCTGTAATCATTGTTTTAAATCGTACAATTACATCAACGGTAAAAAAGTTGGGGATTTTAATGCATTTGCATACCCGCGTAATATCGAACACACGAAAggagaaatataa
- the Pbp49 gene encoding proximal sequence element A Pbp49 isoform X2, translating to MTLMGVQLADEEMSMLASYCSIDNLTVEGEMPKFNDNRKLRKKETFDPQEPPDINLQTIQNLKKRLKQGNKQSFYKYQSEIFIHYDKDKEKGHRTVIPGQDILVFVRTYHPFAQRTKNLTKQCASTLRLNSIIAVLGSQTLADLRDKISCVSDYTISKECSEDLKNAIGPMAKDVYKSGFFFIEDTFYNDTRCPENIDYSKVIIEWTQRRPSLGPFKTAKMEECRIDSLLLRFGFPWVYKHQGGCEHLIVFSDARLINNDDSLHEFAYPQIVRLRPLSSKYCMICGAFIAQWITLDHERIPHNPCYFCNHCFKSYNYINGKKVGDFNAFAYPRNIEHTKGEI from the exons ATGACCCTAATGGGAGTTCAGCTTGCAGATGAAGAAATGTCTATGTTGGCTAGTTACTGCAG TATAGACAACTTGACAGTTGAAGGGGAGATGCCAAAATTTAATGATAATAGGAAATTGAGGAAAAAAGAGACATTTGACCCTCAAGAACCACCAGATATAAACTTGCAAACCATTCAAAATCTGAAGAAAAGATTGAAACAAGGAAACAAACAGTCTTTTTACAAGTATCAAAGTGAAATATTTATA cACTAcgataaagataaagaaaaaggTCATAGAACTGTTATTCCTGGACAAGATATTTTGGTCTTTGTCAGGACTTATCATCCTTTTGCTCAACGAACTAAGAATCTTACAAAACAATGTGCTTCCACACTGAGACTGAATAGTATTATAGCAGTACTGGGTTCTCAAACACTTGCTGATTTGCGTGACAAAATATCTTGCGTATCTGATTATACTATTTCTAAAGAATGCAGCGAAGATTTAAAGAATGCAATAGGACCAATGGCAAAA GATGTGTATAAATCTGGTTTCTTCTTTATAGAGGACACTTTTTATAATGATACTAGATGTCCTGAAAATATTGATTACAGCAAAGTAATCATTGAGTGGACACAAAGGCGGCCAAGTTTGGGACCTTTCAAAACTGCCAAGATGGAGGAGTGTAGAATAGATTCCTTGCTTTTGAGATTTGGTTTTCCATGGGTTTATAAGCACCAAGGCGGATGTGAACATTTAATTGTGTTCAGTGATGCGAG ACTAATCAATAATGATGATAGTTTGCATGAATTCGCATATCCACAAATCGTGAGACTAAGACCTTTATCTTCTAAATATTGTATGATATGTGGTGCTTTCATTGCACAGTGGATTACTTTGGACCATGAAAGGATACCACATAATCCCTGCTACTTCTGTAATCATTGTTTTAAATCGTACAATTACATCAACGGTAAAAAAGTTGGGGATTTTAATGCATTTGCATACCCGCGTAATATCGAACACACGAAAggagaaatataa
- the Pbp49 gene encoding proximal sequence element A Pbp49 isoform X3 has translation MKKCLCWLVTADNLTVEGEMPKFNDNRKLRKKETFDPQEPPDINLQTIQNLKKRLKQGNKQSFYKYQSEIFIHYDKDKEKGHRTVIPGQDILVFVRTYHPFAQRTKNLTKQCASTLRLNSIIAVLGSQTLADLRDKISCVSDYTISKECSEDLKNAIGPMAKDVYKSGFFFIEDTFYNDTRCPENIDYSKVIIEWTQRRPSLGPFKTAKMEECRIDSLLLRFGFPWVYKHQGGCEHLIVFSDARLINNDDSLHEFAYPQIVRLRPLSSKYCMICGAFIAQWITLDHERIPHNPCYFCNHCFKSYNYINGKKVGDFNAFAYPRNIEHTKGEI, from the exons ATGAAGAAATGTCTATGTTGGCTAGTTACTGCAG ACAACTTGACAGTTGAAGGGGAGATGCCAAAATTTAATGATAATAGGAAATTGAGGAAAAAAGAGACATTTGACCCTCAAGAACCACCAGATATAAACTTGCAAACCATTCAAAATCTGAAGAAAAGATTGAAACAAGGAAACAAACAGTCTTTTTACAAGTATCAAAGTGAAATATTTATA cACTAcgataaagataaagaaaaaggTCATAGAACTGTTATTCCTGGACAAGATATTTTGGTCTTTGTCAGGACTTATCATCCTTTTGCTCAACGAACTAAGAATCTTACAAAACAATGTGCTTCCACACTGAGACTGAATAGTATTATAGCAGTACTGGGTTCTCAAACACTTGCTGATTTGCGTGACAAAATATCTTGCGTATCTGATTATACTATTTCTAAAGAATGCAGCGAAGATTTAAAGAATGCAATAGGACCAATGGCAAAA GATGTGTATAAATCTGGTTTCTTCTTTATAGAGGACACTTTTTATAATGATACTAGATGTCCTGAAAATATTGATTACAGCAAAGTAATCATTGAGTGGACACAAAGGCGGCCAAGTTTGGGACCTTTCAAAACTGCCAAGATGGAGGAGTGTAGAATAGATTCCTTGCTTTTGAGATTTGGTTTTCCATGGGTTTATAAGCACCAAGGCGGATGTGAACATTTAATTGTGTTCAGTGATGCGAG ACTAATCAATAATGATGATAGTTTGCATGAATTCGCATATCCACAAATCGTGAGACTAAGACCTTTATCTTCTAAATATTGTATGATATGTGGTGCTTTCATTGCACAGTGGATTACTTTGGACCATGAAAGGATACCACATAATCCCTGCTACTTCTGTAATCATTGTTTTAAATCGTACAATTACATCAACGGTAAAAAAGTTGGGGATTTTAATGCATTTGCATACCCGCGTAATATCGAACACACGAAAggagaaatataa